The sequence TGCTGGCCTTCCCACTCGAACTGGGCGTGTGGGGCGTGTTCTGGGGACGCATCGCGGACGAAGTCGTGAAAGCCTCCTTCTTCACGCGGAGAGTCACGCACGTGCGGTGGGAGACGCTCAGTCCCCCGCAGGGCGAACCGGCGAAGGCCGCCTGAACCTGCTTGAAACCCCACCTGCCCGCCAGGCCCGGCCGCGCGTGCACCCCTGCATGGCGGTGCCAGCAGAACGTGAAGTCGGCGCGTGGCGAACGCTACGATCAGCGTTCACCATGCTTGCCCGGCCGCTGACATCGCGTCAGGTCAGCGGCGTCCGCGGGACGACCTCGAGCAGGAACCTCAATTTCTCGAGGTCCTGATGGGCCTGGCCGCCCTCGTGCCGGTTGAACGGATACTCCACCATGCGTTTCGGTCCGCTGTAATGATTGAACGCCGCAAAGACCGTACTGGGCGGGCAGATGTCGTCCATCAGGGCGACGCTGAACAGTGCCGTGGCACGCGCACGCGTCGCGAAGTGCATGCCGTCGAAATACGCCAGGGTGGTCATGACATCCGCCGTGGCCTGGCGCTGCACGCGCAGGTACTGGGCAATTTCACCGTACGGGTAACTGTCCGTGATGCGCAGGGCCCGCTCGAAGTGACAGAGGAACGGCACGTCCGGCAGGCACGCGCTCACGTCAGGGACGAGCCCCGCGACGGCAATGGCGATGCCCCCCCCCTGACTGCCGCCCGTCACGGCCACGCGAGCAGCGTCCACAGCGGGATGCTCACGTGCGGTGATCACGGCACGGACGGCGTCGGTGAACACGCGGCGGTAATAGTACGTTCTCGGGTCACGAATTCCAAGGGTCATGAAACCGGGCAGGTGGGGCTCTCCCCCGCTGCCCGCGTCAGCCGTGTCCCCACTGCGCCAGCCGCTCCCCTGACCTCGCGTGTCCATCACGAAATGCGCGTACCCGGCGCTTGCGTACAGCAGCCACTCGTGCGGCAACCCGCGCCCGCCCCCGTACCCGATGAACTCGACCACGCACGGTAACGGGCCCTCACGGTCGCGCGGCAGGATCAGCCAGCCGCGCACCGGGTCGCCGTTCGCGCCGCTGAACACCACATCAAGGACCTCGACACTGGTGAGCGGGACGGGCACACGCTCGAACGTCGCCGCGCTGGCATGATCCTGCGCTTCCTGCAGCGTCCACGTCCAGAAGGTATCGAAATCCCCTGGCTCACGCCGCTCGGGACGGTACGTGCGCAGTTCATGTTCCGGCAGGTCAAAGTAGGCCATTGATTCTCTCCCCGCAAGTGACGGTCACCCTACGAGCTTACCCGAGGCGCGCCCACAGAGCCTGAAACGATACGAACGCGCGGTGTTCCACATGCTCCTCGCGGGAGAAAACCAGTGTGTTGCCCGCAACCGTTGCGGCAGGATCAGAAGAAAACGACCTGGGTACCACCACGATGCCACTATCCGTGACCGTCAGGCCCTGCTCCTGATCTTCCTGGAGGTTCACGCCAACCTGAACGCCCGGCGGAACCTTCACATTCTTGTCGATGATGGCACGGCGAATGGTGTGCCGGGAGCTGTCCAGGCTCGTGGGCCGGGAGCACAACTGCGGCGAGACGGCCTGCGCTGGGCCTCTCCGGAACCGGGCGCCGAACCAGCGGCCGAAGATTACGGGGAGCTGCCTGACCATGACAAGACGGTGGTTACCCGCCCTTTGCCTCAACCTCGGCTTGGCTGGCACTCCAGGCTTCCATCTTCGCTTCGAGCTGGACCTCCAGATCATGCGCCGCCTGTCCCAGAGTCACGAAATCCGCATCGGCGGGCGCGGTGGCCAGGGCAGCCTGGGCGGTTTCGAGCTGCTGTTCCAGCCGGGCAATATCGGCCTCGATAGCCTCGACCTCGCGCTTGAGGTGCCACAGGCCCTTGCCCTTTGCAGCGGGCGCAGGGGCCCGCCTGAGTTCCGGTTTCGGAGCACTCCGCTCGGCCTGCGCCGCCAGGAAGGTCGGATGCTTGTCTCGGTAGTCTGCCCAGCCCGGATATTCGAAGAACTGCCCGTCCTCGACCAGCCAGATGCGGTCAGCCAGACCCTCGATAAAGGCGCGGTCGTGGCTGACCATGATCAGCGTGCCGGTAAAGGCACTCAGCGCCTCTTCCAGGGCCTCAACCATCTCCATGTCCAGGTGGTTGGTTGGCTCGTCCAGAACCAGCAGGTTGTGATCTTCCTGCGCCAGCTTGAGCAGGGCCAGACGGGCCCGCTCACCACCCGACAGGATGCGGGCGGGCTTGTCGTGCTGGTCGTAGGGAAACATGAAGGTGCCCAGCAGGTCGTGGGCTTCATGGTCCTTTTGCACATACTCGCGGGCCACGTCATACAGCGTTTGCTGGGGCTCGACGCCGCGCAGCGCCTGATCGTAGTAGCCGACCGTGACGCGGGCGCCAGTCAGTATCCGGGCACGGGCCTCGTCGCCGCGGTCCAGGCCCAGCAGGGTGCGCAGCAGGGTGGTCTTCCCCGCCCCGTTGCGACCGATGATGGCAATCCGTTCGCCGCGACGGACCTGCACGTTGACATCAGAAAACAGGGTCCTCTCTCCCAGGCGGCGGGTGAGGTGGCGCGCGTCCAGCACGATCTCTCCACTTTCCGGGGCGTGAAAGGTGATGCGGGTGGTGCGTTCCTCGGCAGGCGGCGCGGCCGTGGCACGTGCCTGCATGCGGTCCACCCTGGCCTGCATGGCCTTGGCGCGGCGGGCGAGCTTGCTCATGCCGAGGCCCCAGATCTTCATGCGGTCGGCACTGGACTGCAAAGAGGCAATCTGTTTGCTTTCTACCGCGTGGCGCGCGGCCTGCTGTTCCTGCTCCTGCTCCAGCATCTCGCGGAATTTGCTGTAGTTGCCGGCATACACGCGCAGGGTTCCGCCCCGGATATAGGCGGTCTCATTGGTCACGTTGTCCAGAAAGGTCCGGTCGTGGCTGATGACCAGTACCGCGCCGGGATACCGGCTAAGGAAGCCCTCAAGCCACTCAACCATCACAATGTCCAGGTGGTTGGTCGGCTCGTCGAGCAGCAGCACGTCCGGGTTCTCGACCAGCAGCGCCGCCAGCCCGAGTCGGGTCCGCTCTCCACCACTGAGGCTGGACGCCAGATCATGCTCCCGGCCCCGGAATCCGAAGGCCAGCAGCACCGCGTCCTTGCGGCTGCGCCGCTCGAATCCGCCCCGGCGGACATAGTGCTCCAGAACTTCTTCATGGTGCAGCACGCTTTCCGGGGTCCCGCTGGCCATGGCCTCGGCTGCCTGCTGCAGTTCGGTTTCCAGCTCGTCCAGGTCCTTGAAGGCCGCGTTCAGCACACTGTCGATGCTGGCTCCTTCAGGAAACACCGGGTCCTGCTGCAGGTTCCGCACCCGCACACCTGGCCCCCGCTTGACCACGCCGCCGTCCGGCACGATCTCACCGGTCAGCAGTTTCAGCAGCGTGCTTTTCCCGGCCCCGTTGCGGCCCACCAGACCCACCCGGTCACCGGGCTGAACGGCGAAGGTCACGTCACTCAGCACCGTCAGCGGGCCGTAATCTTTGATGGCGTCCTGAACGGCAACAAGCACGCCCCGCAGTATACGGCCCCCCTGGGTCAGGATATCGGTACAGCCTTACGTGCGCTGGCTTACACTGAGGCGATGGTGGTCTGTTCGCCAGTTATTCCCGCCCTGTGGCTCAATCAGGCCCTTGGGACCCCGGCGCATTCAGTAATGATCCGGCACACCACTGTCACCTCAGAGGCGCATGACGCCCGGTAGGTGGCTACCCGGACGGACGCCGCAGACGTTCACGCTGCCCGCAGGGATCGGTCTGGCCCTGATGGTGTCCCTGCTGCTCCCTCAGCTGGGCAATGGCCGGCTGTGGGACGCGCTGAACCGTACCCTGCCCACTTCCACGAGGCCACAGGTGGTCGTGGTAGGCATAGACGACGCGTCTGTGGCGGATTACGGACCCGTCAGCAGCTGGCCCAGGGGGCTGTACACCCAGGCTGTGGATACCCTGGAAGCTGGGGGGGCCAGGGCTGTAGGGATTGACCTGCCTTTCGCTGACCAGTCGAGCGCCAGTGCTCTACTCGGCGCGGCACAGGGGCGAAAAAACGTGGTGCTGGCCACGGTGCCTGGCCAATCACCCGCGCCTGCTGGACAGGTCAGCACCGGCGCGGACACCCTGGTTCTCAGCCGGGACAACATTGTTCGCAGTTACCAAACAGCCTTCTCAGGGGGCAACACACTGCAGCCTGCATTTTCATGGCAGCTGGCGCGGGCTGCGGGTGCCCAGGTGCCACTGGACACCACCCGGCGCCTGATCCGCCTGACACGTCCGGACCCGGGACGCCTGCCGGCCATTCCCTTCCGGAATGTCGTGAATGGTGAGGTGCCACGCAGTGAACTGCAAGGTCGGGTGGTCCTGATCGGCCTGACCGGCCCGGGTCGCCGCGAGGTGCGCGGGCCCTACCACGTTCCGATTCCCAGCGTCCACATGCAGGCGCGGCTGGTCACCAGCCAGCTCGCTGCTCCCTTCGTGACCTTCCCACGGTGGCTGCGGGCATTGCTGGGTGTGCTGACGCTGGTTGCCGCGGTGCGGTTGCGCGGACTGTGGGGCTATGGGCTGGCGTTCGCGCTGCTGGCTTTGAGCGTGCCGCTGTGGCTGCTGGGTGTGCTGCTCCCGGCCGTGACGCTGTCGCTGTGTGCAGTGCTGGGCGCGGCGCTGGTGGCTGCCGAACGCATCTGGAACCTGCGGCAGCTGAACACTCACGATCCGTTGACTGGCTGCGGCAACCGCCTGGCCTTCACCCGTGCCGCCGAGCAGCGCTGGCCCGCGCGGTCCCAGCGTCCCCTGGGACTGGTGCTGGTGGAGATCAATGGGTTCCGGCAGGTCACCGACCTGTACGGGCGGGAAGCCGGGCACGAGTTGCTGCGTGAAGTGGCCAGCCGTCTGGGTCGGGCCAGGCGCCGCCACGGCCTGCTGTTCCGCTGGGGTTCCGACGAATTCGCGGTGCTGCTGGACAACATGACTGCACCGGAACTCCAGCGCCAGCGCGAGCGGCTCGGGGCAGCACTGAGCGGGCTTACCTACCGGGAGGTCCCCGTGCAGGCCAACGTAGGCTCGGCCCTGAGCACACCTGAGATGGATTCGGCGGCGCAGCTGGTGGAAGCGGCGAGTCGCGACCACTTCCGGGCCCGGCTGACAGGTAGTCAGCGAAGCTGAACCGGAACACCGGATTAGGGATGTCTTCTGAGCAAAGAAGGCAGGGGCCCGGCATAGTCATGCCGGGCCCCTGCTGCTGATAAAGACTGCCCTGCCTATTGACCTGCAAGCCTCTGCCAGATCGCCGGATTGGCCACCCAGCCATACCACAGGTTGGGCAGAATACCCAGCAGAACCACACCAGCAACCCCCAGCCCCACCGTGAAGTTGGTGGGAGGCCGCTGACCGTGGGCATACTCGCGCGCCGGGGTGCGGTCGGGCATGAACAGCAGCATGGCCGGGCGCAGGTAGTACACCAGGGCTGCCACGCTGGTCAGCGCAGCCAGCACGCTCAGCCACATGTAGCCGTTCTGGAAGGCGGCCTGAAACGCCAGATATTTCCCGAAGAAGCCGGCAAAGGGAGGCAGACCCGCCAGTGAGGCCAGACAGACCGCCAGCGCCACGGCGTACGCGGGGTGCCGGTAGTAGAGCCCGCGCAGGTCGCTGATCTCCATGCCGGTTTCACTGCGCTGGAGCGCGGCCACGATGGCCAGCGCGGCGGCGGTGGTCAGGGTGTAGATCAGCAGGTAGTAGCCCAGCGCGGCCCCGCCCAGCTGCGGCGTGCCCAGCAGCGCCATGGCCAGGAAGCCGGTGTGCGCCACGGCAGAGTACGCCAGCAGCCGCTTGAAGTTGGTCTGCAGCAGCGCGGCCATGTTTCCGACGATCAGGGTCGCGGCCGTCAGGATCTGCAGGGTGCTGGCCCAACCCGGTGCGTCGGCCAGCGCGCCGCCGAAGACACGCAGCATGCCTGCGAAGGCCGCGACCTTCACCACGGTGCTCAGGAACAGACTGATGCTGGTGGGCGCGCCACTGTAGACGTCCGGCGTCCACTGGTGAAAGGGAGCCAGCGCCACCTTGAAGGCGAATCCGGCCAGCAGCAGCAGTCCGCCGCCCACCAGGATGCCCACATTCGCTGGCGTGAGGTTACTGACCGTGCCGACCCGCAGGGCGATCTCGGCGTAGTTGAAGCTGCCGGTCGCGCCGTACACCAGCGCCATGCCGTAGATCAGGATGGCGCTGCCCACCGAGCCCAGCAAGAAGTACTTCAGGCCGGATTCCTCGGAGCGGCGAGAGTCCTGCAGGGTGGCCAGGACGTATCCGCTGAGGCTCATGATTTCCAGCCCGATCAGCATGACGATCAGGTCGCCGGAAAAGGCGATCAGCAGGCAGCCGGTCACCGCATACATCAGCATGGCATCGAGTTCGGGAAACGATACCCGGGCACGCCAGGCCGTGTCCAGTGATACCAGCAGGGTCATGAAAGTGCCGACCAGAATGACCAGCCCCAGCAGCAGTGCGGCGTTGTCGGCCTGCAGCCCGCCGTTGAACGAGCGTGCGCCACTGTTCCACAGGGTGCCCATGCTGATACCCGAAAGCACCACCAGCACGAGGTTGATAATGGTCAGGTTCCGCCGGGGCATGTGAAATCCCAGGATGGTGCTTGCCAGGGCGCCCGCCAGGACAATCAGGATCGGCAGGATCGGCGCGAGGGCGACTTCGGGGGTGGGGAGCATTTATTGGCCTCCCAGGGCACTCAGCACGGCCTTGACCGCCGGCTGCATGAGGTTGAGGGCCGGAGCGCTGTAGATGCCGAAGAAGATCGCCACTGCCAGCGGCAATCCCAGCACCAGCCATTCGACATGCTGCAGGTCGGCGACCCGCACGCCTCCCAGCGGCCGGGCCTGCCAGAAGGTGGTTTGAAAGGCAGTCAGCGCGTAAGCGGCGGCTGCGATGGTGGTAATCCCGGCGATGAAGGTCAGCCACGGCGAGATCTGGTAGGCACCCAGCAGGATGCTGAACTCACCGATAAAGCCAGCCATCCCCGGCACCGCGATGCTGGCAAACCACAGCGCCATGGTGAGCCCGCCCAGGGCGCCCGCCTGGGTCATCACGCCGCCCACCCGGGTATCCAGGCTGCCGATACGTTCCTGCAGCATGCCCACCGACAGGAACAGCGCCCCGGTATACAGGTTCTGGAAGGCCAGCAGATACATCGCGCCGATCACGGCCGTTTCGTTCAGGGAAAAGACGCCCAGCGCCACGAAGCCCATGTGCGAGAGCCCCGCATAGGCCAGCAAACGCTTCCAGTCAGTCTGGTGAAAGGCGATCCAGGCGGCATACAGGGCCGTGAAGGCCGCCAGTCCCATCAGGATCGGGCGCAGTTCCAGACTGGCATCGGGAAACAGCGTGATGCCGAACTGGAAGATGCCGTACCCCCCCACCTTGTACAGGGTGCCCATCACATCCGGAATGCCGCTGTCGTGGTTCTGCTCGTGGAAATCCGGTAACCAGGCATGCAGCGGCCACAGCGGCAGCTTGACCGCCATGGCCAGCAGGAAGCCGATATACAGCCAGGTCTGCATGGCCCCCTGGACCGGGTTGGCCCGCAGATCGGACAGGGCGAAGGTGGGGCTGCCACCCAGGTACTTGATGCCGATAAAGCTGACCAGCATCAGCAGGCTGCCGAACAACGTGTAGGCCGCGAACTTGACCAGAGCCTTCATGCGACGGTCCTTGCCGTAGATGGCCAGCATCAGCAGCGCCGGAATCAGGGCGTCCTCGAAGAAGACGTAGAACAGAATCAGGTCACGCGCCGCAAAAATACCGAGCAGGCCCGTTTCCATCCCCAGAATCAGCGCCAGCATCGTGCCGGGGTTGGGAATGCGCCGCGCCGTGTACAGACAGGCGATGAAGGACATGAAGGCCGTGACCAGCGCCAGGGCGAGGCTCACGCCGTCGAGCTGCACGCTGTAGGTCACCCCCAGCGCACCGATCCAGGGAATGCTGAACAGCTCGGTGCCGCCGGCGCGCCAGATAAGCAGGCCCAGGCCCAGCGTGAGGGCCGCGATGAAGCCCGCGACCTCCTCGCGCCAGCGCCGGGGCGTGGCCATCAGCAGCAGCGAGCCCAGCACCGGGAGGAAAATCATTAAGTGGATCATGAAAGCTCCGATGACAAGGCGTGGCACAGGCCTTGGAATCCGACTGAAAGGAGAGGGAGAGAGTCAGCTTCCGGTCGTGAAGCACTCCATCCGGTGCCGTGCCGGGTGGAGGACGGAACAGACGGAAGCTGTCTCACGCGCCGCCCCCCATGCCGATGGTCTTGATGGCCCAGTACCCGATGATCAGCGCGGTGCCCAGCAGCATGCTGACCGCGTAGGAGCGCACAAAGCCGCTCTGCCACCAGGTAAACAGGCCGCCCGGCGAACTGGCGGTACTGGCTACGCCACCAATGGTGCCGTCCACACCGCGGTCCACGGCGTCCAGGCTGGCGGCCAGGGCACGGCTGGGCGTGCCCACCACACCGTTGTACAGGTCATCCAGGTACAGGGCGCGGGTGCTGGCTTCTCCCAGCGGACCGTCGAACAGGCTGCGGCGCTTGTGCTCCACGTAGGCCCAGGCCAGTCCGCCCAGTCCGGCGGCCACCGCCAGAACCGTCAGCAGAATCTCGGTGGAGACCGCGATCTCGTGCCCATGGACCGGCACAGCGCGGCCCAGGTACGTGTCGAAGGCGTGCGAGCCACCCAGGAAGGTGGGAATGTTGAGCAGGCCGCCCAGCGTGGCCAGGGCCGCCAGGATGCCCAGCGGCACTTTCATCAGGGTGTCGGCCTCATGCGGGTGCGAGGTGTGACCACGGTACTCGCCGCGCCACACCAGAAAGTACCAGCGGCCCATGTAAAAGGCGGTCAGCAGTGCCACGCCCAGCCCGATCACGTACAACAGAGGGTTGGCCTCGTACGCGGAGGCGAGGATGGCGTCCTTGGAGAAGAACCCGCTCCAGATCGGAATGCCGGCAATGGCCAGCACCCCCATCAGCGCCACGATGTGGGTAAAGGGCATGAAACGCCGCATGCCGCCCATGGCCCGCACATCCTGCTCCTCGTGCAGGGCATGAATTACCGCGCCGGCCGAGAGGAACAGCAGCGCCTTGAAAAACGCGTGCGTCAGCAGGTGAAAGACACCCGCCGAGTAGGCATGCAGACCCACTGCCATGAACATGTACCCCAGCTGTGAGACGGTGGAGTACGCCAGGATCTTCTTGATGTCGTGCTGGTTCAGGGCCGACAGCGCGCCGTACAGCGCGGTCAGCCCACCCACCCACGCGACCCACAGGCTGGCACTGGGCGCCAAGTCATACAGAAAGTGGCTGCGGGCGACCAGATACACGCCGGCCGTCACCATGGTGGCCGCGTGAATAAGGGCCGAGACCGGCGTGGGGCCGGCCATGGCGTCGGGCAGCCAGGTCGTCAGCGGCAGCTGGCCGCTCTTGCCCACGGCGCCCACCAGCAGGAACAGACAGGCCAGTTCGATGCCGGCGCGAGCGACGTTCGCGCCCTCGACCCGCTCGGTCAGCTCCGGAATGGACAGGGTGCCGTACAGCTTGTACAGCAGGAACATGCCCAGCATGAAGCCCAGGTCCCCGATGCGGTTCATGATGAAGGCTTTGCGCGCGGCGTTGCTGTTGGAGATGCCTTCGCGGTGGCCGGCCTCACGCAGGTCCTGATCACTGGCCTCGCTGTTGCGCCCGGAGAACCAGAAGCCGATCAGCAGGTACGAGGCCATGCCCACGCCTTCCCAGCCCACAAACATCAGCGGGTAGGAGTCGGCCAGCACCAGAATCAGCATCATGGCCACGAAGAAGTTCAGGAACGCGAAAAAGCGCGTGAACTGCCGGTCATGGCCCATGTACGAGATGGAGTACAGGTGAATCAGGAAGCCCACGCCGGTGATGATCAGGGCCATCAGGGCCGAGAGCTGGTCGAACCAAAAACCCACTGCCAGGTTGGCGTTGAGGGCCATGTTGGGCAGCCAGGTCCAGAGCACTTCGTGGGTGGGCGTGTCGGTCTGGCCCAGGAAGCGCATGACGGCGACCAGGAACGAGGCCAGCACGGCGCCCGACGCCACCCAGCCGCCCGTCTTGCCGGGAAAGGCGCGGGGAAAGAGCATCAGCGCGGCAAAGCCGATCAGCGGAAACAGCGGAAGCAGATACAGGGGCATCAGGGGAGCCACTCAGCCTTTCAGACCCGCGAGGTCGTCCACGTTGGTGGTCTCGCGCTTGCGGAAGATGGCGACGATGATGGCCAGGCCGATAGCGACCTCGGCGGCAGCCAGCGTCATAACGATAAACACGGCCGTCTGCCCGGTCAGGTCGCCCCACGCGCGGGAGAAGGCCACCAGGCTGAGGTTTGCGGCATTCAGCATCAGTTCCACGCTGAGAAACACCATGATCGCCGTGCGTCTTGTGAGGACTCCGATCATGCCCAGGGCGAATAGCAGCCCGGAAAGCGCCAGGTAATAGGTGGTCGGGACCATCAGGCACGCACCTCCTGGGTCTGTGACTGGGCCTGCGAATGGGGCTGCGGGGTCAGCGGCAGGGTCTCGGCGTCACTGTCGGGCAGGCCGTCCGTCTGGGATTCAGGCCGCTGCACCAGGGCCACAGCCCCCACAATGGCCACCAGCAGCAGAATACTAACGGCCTCGAACGGCAGCAGGAAGCGGGTCAGCAGGGTCTCCCCCACCGGCCCGGCGCCGCCGCCGCGCAGCGCTCCGGCGCCTTCGACGAGCGGCCGGGGGTCACGGTAGGTAAAGGCCAGCACCACGAAGGCTCCGGCCAGCAGCACCCCGCCGATGCCGGCAAGCTCCCGCACGAAAGGCACCGGGTCGCGGCCGGTGACCGGCGCGTTGGCGTTGAGCATCATGATCACGAACAGAAACAGCACCATGATCGCCCCGGCGTACACGATGACCTGGATGGCCGCCAGAAAGGACGCGTTCATGGTGGCGAACAGCCCGGCGACGCACAGCAGCGTACCGACCAGGCCCAGGGCGGCATGCACCGCGTTGCGCGCAGCGATGGTCAGCACGCCGCCCACCAGGGCCAGCGCGCCCAGCAGAATAAA is a genomic window of Deinococcus malanensis containing:
- the nuoL gene encoding NADH-quinone oxidoreductase subunit L, which translates into the protein MPLYLLPLFPLIGFAALMLFPRAFPGKTGGWVASGAVLASFLVAVMRFLGQTDTPTHEVLWTWLPNMALNANLAVGFWFDQLSALMALIITGVGFLIHLYSISYMGHDRQFTRFFAFLNFFVAMMLILVLADSYPLMFVGWEGVGMASYLLIGFWFSGRNSEASDQDLREAGHREGISNSNAARKAFIMNRIGDLGFMLGMFLLYKLYGTLSIPELTERVEGANVARAGIELACLFLLVGAVGKSGQLPLTTWLPDAMAGPTPVSALIHAATMVTAGVYLVARSHFLYDLAPSASLWVAWVGGLTALYGALSALNQHDIKKILAYSTVSQLGYMFMAVGLHAYSAGVFHLLTHAFFKALLFLSAGAVIHALHEEQDVRAMGGMRRFMPFTHIVALMGVLAIAGIPIWSGFFSKDAILASAYEANPLLYVIGLGVALLTAFYMGRWYFLVWRGEYRGHTSHPHEADTLMKVPLGILAALATLGGLLNIPTFLGGSHAFDTYLGRAVPVHGHEIAVSTEILLTVLAVAAGLGGLAWAYVEHKRRSLFDGPLGEASTRALYLDDLYNGVVGTPSRALAASLDAVDRGVDGTIGGVASTASSPGGLFTWWQSGFVRSYAVSMLLGTALIIGYWAIKTIGMGGGA
- a CDS encoding NADH-quinone oxidoreductase subunit N, with translation MLPTPEVALAPILPILIVLAGALASTILGFHMPRRNLTIINLVLVVLSGISMGTLWNSGARSFNGGLQADNAALLLGLVILVGTFMTLLVSLDTAWRARVSFPELDAMLMYAVTGCLLIAFSGDLIVMLIGLEIMSLSGYVLATLQDSRRSEESGLKYFLLGSVGSAILIYGMALVYGATGSFNYAEIALRVGTVSNLTPANVGILVGGGLLLLAGFAFKVALAPFHQWTPDVYSGAPTSISLFLSTVVKVAAFAGMLRVFGGALADAPGWASTLQILTAATLIVGNMAALLQTNFKRLLAYSAVAHTGFLAMALLGTPQLGGAALGYYLLIYTLTTAAALAIVAALQRSETGMEISDLRGLYYRHPAYAVALAVCLASLAGLPPFAGFFGKYLAFQAAFQNGYMWLSVLAALTSVAALVYYLRPAMLLFMPDRTPAREYAHGQRPPTNFTVGLGVAGVVLLGILPNLWYGWVANPAIWQRLAGQ
- a CDS encoding CHASE2 domain-containing protein yields the protein MTPGRWLPGRTPQTFTLPAGIGLALMVSLLLPQLGNGRLWDALNRTLPTSTRPQVVVVGIDDASVADYGPVSSWPRGLYTQAVDTLEAGGARAVGIDLPFADQSSASALLGAAQGRKNVVLATVPGQSPAPAGQVSTGADTLVLSRDNIVRSYQTAFSGGNTLQPAFSWQLARAAGAQVPLDTTRRLIRLTRPDPGRLPAIPFRNVVNGEVPRSELQGRVVLIGLTGPGRREVRGPYHVPIPSVHMQARLVTSQLAAPFVTFPRWLRALLGVLTLVAAVRLRGLWGYGLAFALLALSVPLWLLGVLLPAVTLSLCAVLGAALVAAERIWNLRQLNTHDPLTGCGNRLAFTRAAEQRWPARSQRPLGLVLVEINGFRQVTDLYGREAGHELLREVASRLGRARRRHGLLFRWGSDEFAVLLDNMTAPELQRQRERLGAALSGLTYREVPVQANVGSALSTPEMDSAAQLVEAASRDHFRARLTGSQRS
- a CDS encoding NADH-quinone oxidoreductase subunit M, with the translated sequence MIHLMIFLPVLGSLLLMATPRRWREEVAGFIAALTLGLGLLIWRAGGTELFSIPWIGALGVTYSVQLDGVSLALALVTAFMSFIACLYTARRIPNPGTMLALILGMETGLLGIFAARDLILFYVFFEDALIPALLMLAIYGKDRRMKALVKFAAYTLFGSLLMLVSFIGIKYLGGSPTFALSDLRANPVQGAMQTWLYIGFLLAMAVKLPLWPLHAWLPDFHEQNHDSGIPDVMGTLYKVGGYGIFQFGITLFPDASLELRPILMGLAAFTALYAAWIAFHQTDWKRLLAYAGLSHMGFVALGVFSLNETAVIGAMYLLAFQNLYTGALFLSVGMLQERIGSLDTRVGGVMTQAGALGGLTMALWFASIAVPGMAGFIGEFSILLGAYQISPWLTFIAGITTIAAAAYALTAFQTTFWQARPLGGVRVADLQHVEWLVLGLPLAVAIFFGIYSAPALNLMQPAVKAVLSALGGQ
- the nuoK gene encoding NADH-quinone oxidoreductase subunit NuoK is translated as MVPTTYYLALSGLLFALGMIGVLTRRTAIMVFLSVELMLNAANLSLVAFSRAWGDLTGQTAVFIVMTLAAAEVAIGLAIIVAIFRKRETTNVDDLAGLKG
- a CDS encoding acetylxylan esterase, encoding MAYFDLPEHELRTYRPERREPGDFDTFWTWTLQEAQDHASAATFERVPVPLTSVEVLDVVFSGANGDPVRGWLILPRDREGPLPCVVEFIGYGGGRGLPHEWLLYASAGYAHFVMDTRGQGSGWRSGDTADAGSGGEPHLPGFMTLGIRDPRTYYYRRVFTDAVRAVITAREHPAVDAARVAVTGGSQGGGIAIAVAGLVPDVSACLPDVPFLCHFERALRITDSYPYGEIAQYLRVQRQATADVMTTLAYFDGMHFATRARATALFSVALMDDICPPSTVFAAFNHYSGPKRMVEYPFNRHEGGQAHQDLEKLRFLLEVVPRTPLT
- the abc-f gene encoding ribosomal protection-like ABC-F family protein yields the protein MLVAVQDAIKDYGPLTVLSDVTFAVQPGDRVGLVGRNGAGKSTLLKLLTGEIVPDGGVVKRGPGVRVRNLQQDPVFPEGASIDSVLNAAFKDLDELETELQQAAEAMASGTPESVLHHEEVLEHYVRRGGFERRSRKDAVLLAFGFRGREHDLASSLSGGERTRLGLAALLVENPDVLLLDEPTNHLDIVMVEWLEGFLSRYPGAVLVISHDRTFLDNVTNETAYIRGGTLRVYAGNYSKFREMLEQEQEQQAARHAVESKQIASLQSSADRMKIWGLGMSKLARRAKAMQARVDRMQARATAAPPAEERTTRITFHAPESGEIVLDARHLTRRLGERTLFSDVNVQVRRGERIAIIGRNGAGKTTLLRTLLGLDRGDEARARILTGARVTVGYYDQALRGVEPQQTLYDVAREYVQKDHEAHDLLGTFMFPYDQHDKPARILSGGERARLALLKLAQEDHNLLVLDEPTNHLDMEMVEALEEALSAFTGTLIMVSHDRAFIEGLADRIWLVEDGQFFEYPGWADYRDKHPTFLAAQAERSAPKPELRRAPAPAAKGKGLWHLKREVEAIEADIARLEQQLETAQAALATAPADADFVTLGQAAHDLEVQLEAKMEAWSASQAEVEAKGG
- a CDS encoding NADH-quinone oxidoreductase subunit J family protein; this encodes MMLAFILLGALALVGGVLTIAARNAVHAALGLVGTLLCVAGLFATMNASFLAAIQVIVYAGAIMVLFLFVIMMLNANAPVTGRDPVPFVRELAGIGGVLLAGAFVVLAFTYRDPRPLVEGAGALRGGGAGPVGETLLTRFLLPFEAVSILLLVAIVGAVALVQRPESQTDGLPDSDAETLPLTPQPHSQAQSQTQEVRA